Proteins from a genomic interval of Streptomyces fodineus:
- the paaA gene encoding 1,2-phenylacetyl-CoA epoxidase subunit PaaA, whose amino-acid sequence MATAAAQRTARTQADGAPDTVDTAAYQHAFDAAVAADERIEPRDWMPDAYRATLVRQIAQHAHSEIIGMQPEANWITRAPSLRRKAILMAKVQDEAGHGLYLYSAAETLGTGRDELLDKLHSGRQKYSSIFNYPTLTWADVGAIGWLVDGAAITNQVPLCRCSYGPYARAMVRICKEESFHQRQGYELLLALSKGTPEQHAMAQDAVDRWWWPSLMMFGPPDDESQHSAQSMEWKIKRHSNDELRQRFVDICVPQAESLGLTLPDPDLRWNEERGHWDFGPIDWTEFWEVLKGNGPCNEQRITQRRRAHDEGTWVREAAAAYAAKHTGGTSGTDGTGGTGNETAHAAEHATGAERA is encoded by the coding sequence ATGGCCACAGCAGCCGCGCAGCGCACCGCCCGCACACAGGCGGACGGCGCACCGGACACCGTCGACACGGCGGCCTACCAGCACGCCTTCGACGCGGCCGTGGCCGCCGACGAGCGCATCGAACCCCGCGACTGGATGCCCGACGCCTACCGCGCGACCCTGGTCCGGCAGATCGCCCAGCACGCGCACTCCGAGATCATCGGCATGCAGCCCGAGGCCAACTGGATCACCCGCGCCCCCTCCCTGCGCCGCAAGGCGATCCTGATGGCCAAGGTCCAGGACGAGGCCGGCCACGGCCTCTATCTGTACAGCGCGGCCGAGACCCTCGGCACCGGCCGCGACGAGCTGCTCGACAAGCTGCACAGCGGCCGCCAGAAGTACTCCTCGATCTTCAACTACCCCACGCTGACCTGGGCGGACGTCGGCGCGATCGGCTGGCTGGTGGACGGCGCCGCGATCACCAACCAGGTCCCGCTGTGCCGCTGCTCCTACGGCCCGTACGCCCGCGCGATGGTCCGGATCTGCAAGGAGGAGTCCTTCCACCAGCGCCAGGGCTACGAGCTGCTGCTCGCCCTCAGCAAGGGCACACCGGAGCAGCACGCCATGGCGCAGGACGCGGTGGACCGCTGGTGGTGGCCCTCCCTGATGATGTTCGGCCCGCCCGACGACGAGTCCCAGCACTCCGCGCAGTCCATGGAGTGGAAGATCAAGCGGCACTCCAACGACGAGCTGCGCCAGCGCTTCGTCGACATCTGCGTCCCCCAGGCCGAGTCCCTGGGCCTCACCCTGCCCGACCCGGACCTGCGGTGGAACGAGGAGCGCGGGCACTGGGACTTCGGGCCGATCGACTGGACGGAGTTCTGGGAGGTCCTCAAGGGCAACGGCCCGTGCAACGAACAGCGGATCACCCAGCGCAGACGCGCCCACGACGAGGGTACGTGGGTACGGGAAGCAGCCGCCGCCTACGCGGCCAAGCACACCGGCGGCACCAGTGGGACCGACGGCACCGGTGGAACCGGCAACGAGACAGCACACGCGGCAGAACACGCGACAGGAGCGGAGCGAGCATGA
- a CDS encoding TrmH family RNA methyltransferase, with the protein MTDPLTRWRAHAGDAVLLDGFHALKHALRFGAEVPVAVTTDRRAALALAEELAGDVRDVLDALLTQVPAETYASLVPRPHPTGVAALAVRPSREANLRRLAHTPRTAPVVVLDHPRNLGNAGAVIRLAAGFGATGVVTTGTLDPWHPTVVRGGAGLHFATAVERLGADELPAGPLFALDPEGEDIRRTKLPDDAVLAFGSERSGLSPELRARAGHLLSLPMRPQVSSYNLATSVAMTLYHWSITAGAHPAP; encoded by the coding sequence ATGACCGACCCGCTGACCCGCTGGCGCGCGCACGCCGGTGACGCCGTGCTGCTCGACGGCTTCCACGCCCTCAAGCACGCGCTGCGCTTCGGGGCCGAGGTCCCGGTGGCGGTCACCACCGATCGGCGGGCGGCGCTCGCCCTCGCCGAGGAGCTGGCGGGGGACGTACGGGACGTGCTGGACGCGCTGCTCACCCAGGTGCCCGCGGAGACGTACGCCTCGCTCGTCCCGCGGCCGCACCCGACCGGCGTGGCCGCCCTGGCGGTACGGCCCTCCCGCGAGGCCAATCTGCGCAGGCTCGCCCACACCCCGCGCACCGCGCCCGTCGTCGTCCTCGACCATCCCCGGAACCTGGGCAACGCCGGCGCCGTGATCCGGCTGGCCGCCGGATTCGGGGCGACCGGGGTGGTCACCACGGGCACGCTCGACCCCTGGCACCCCACAGTGGTGCGCGGCGGCGCGGGCCTGCACTTCGCGACCGCTGTGGAGCGGCTGGGCGCCGACGAGTTGCCCGCCGGGCCGTTGTTCGCTCTCGACCCGGAGGGCGAGGACATCCGGCGCACCAAGCTGCCCGACGACGCCGTGCTGGCGTTCGGCTCCGAGCGCAGCGGCCTGTCGCCCGAGCTGCGCGCGCGTGCCGGCCATCTGCTGTCCCTGCCGATGCGCCCCCAGGTCTCCAGCTACAACCTGGCGACGAGCGTGGCGATGACCCTGTACCACTGGAGCATCACGGCAGGGGCGCATCCCGCCCCTTAG
- a CDS encoding DUF5819 family protein translates to MDAYDEDPGAPPGPGGPAPERSPADADSPAGADTPSGEDAAAGEGAGGARSARAAQRAQQPRTAPAVPSAAPGTGLAALSPRYQIAAALALALVGVAACVHLLMVFLSLAPANTLTKQHGKAVEEWVYPEFEQNWKLFAPNPLQQNIAIQVRAVVRAEDGGLRTTGWTDLSAQDGAAIDGNLVPSHAQQNELRRAWDFFVATHGADNRSVGMRGSLSEQYLRRIVVMRLYRTYPADREGVIQRVQIRSSTTNVQPPEWSRERVSDKPVYRVLPWWSVTADEAAGGVR, encoded by the coding sequence ATGGACGCGTACGACGAGGACCCGGGGGCCCCACCCGGCCCCGGCGGGCCGGCCCCGGAGCGCTCCCCGGCCGACGCGGATTCCCCGGCGGGCGCGGACACGCCGAGCGGTGAGGATGCGGCGGCGGGCGAAGGCGCCGGTGGCGCCCGGTCGGCTCGGGCAGCGCAGCGAGCCCAGCAGCCCCGGACGGCTCCGGCCGTGCCTTCCGCTGCCCCGGGTACCGGCCTGGCCGCCCTCTCCCCCCGCTATCAGATCGCCGCGGCGCTGGCGCTCGCGCTGGTCGGAGTCGCCGCCTGTGTGCATCTGCTGATGGTCTTCCTCAGCCTCGCCCCCGCCAACACGTTGACCAAGCAGCACGGCAAGGCCGTCGAGGAATGGGTGTACCCGGAGTTCGAGCAGAACTGGAAGCTGTTCGCCCCGAACCCGCTGCAGCAGAACATCGCCATACAGGTACGTGCCGTGGTGCGGGCCGAGGACGGCGGACTGCGCACCACCGGATGGACCGACCTGTCCGCCCAGGACGGTGCCGCCATAGACGGCAACCTCGTGCCGAGTCACGCCCAGCAGAACGAGCTGCGCCGAGCGTGGGACTTCTTCGTCGCCACGCACGGCGCCGACAACCGCTCCGTGGGCATGCGCGGCTCCCTCTCCGAGCAGTACCTGCGCCGGATCGTGGTGATGCGGCTGTACCGGACCTATCCGGCCGACCGGGAGGGCGTCATCCAGCGCGTGCAGATCCGTTCCAGCACCACCAATGTGCAGCCGCCCGAGTGGAGCCGTGAGCGCGTGTCCGACAAGCCCGTCTACCGCGTGCTGCCCTGGTGGAGCGTGACGGCCGACGAGGCCGCGGGAGGTGTGCGGTGA
- a CDS encoding HTTM domain-containing protein: MNRLSLTLSRGIAGVTESALGPYQSAIIRIGFAGTWLLFLLREFPHRQELYGPAGPWGWNLAKELTADNHAFTALLWSDGQLWFESFYLLAILASTALLLGWRTRTASVLFMVGVLSLQNRSVFVGDGGDNVLHLMSFYLVFTRCGQVWSLDARRAAHAEAARARGERVRADRVGPALWAVFGLALVMATFTGRFDNGWLIPALLWTALVALGLWWAVGRWARTQQPRILLDVVANVLHNGALVVIMAEACLIYATAGWYKIQGSRWQDGTAVYYPLHLDYFSPWPGLADLMSSSGTIMMVVAYGTVMVQVAFPFTLFNRRVKNVLLVLMMTEHAVIAIVLGLPFFSLAMIAADAVFLPTSFLRRLGVLAARARGRLVRRADRTVPAPRSPEESPEENAQGRVGFTA, encoded by the coding sequence GTGAACCGGCTCTCCCTGACCCTCTCGCGCGGTATCGCCGGCGTCACCGAGTCGGCTCTCGGGCCGTACCAGAGCGCCATCATCCGCATCGGCTTCGCCGGCACCTGGCTGCTGTTCCTGCTGCGCGAGTTCCCCCACCGCCAGGAGCTGTACGGCCCGGCCGGGCCCTGGGGCTGGAACCTCGCCAAGGAGCTGACCGCCGACAACCACGCCTTCACGGCCCTGCTCTGGTCCGACGGCCAGCTGTGGTTCGAGAGCTTTTACCTGCTCGCGATCCTGGCCAGCACCGCGCTGCTGCTCGGCTGGCGCACCCGGACGGCGTCCGTGCTGTTCATGGTGGGCGTGCTGTCGCTGCAGAACCGCAGCGTCTTCGTGGGTGACGGCGGCGACAACGTCCTGCACCTGATGTCCTTCTACCTCGTGTTCACGCGCTGCGGACAGGTGTGGTCGCTGGACGCGCGGCGGGCGGCCCACGCGGAGGCGGCACGCGCGCGTGGGGAGCGGGTTCGGGCCGACCGGGTGGGACCGGCCCTGTGGGCGGTGTTCGGCCTGGCGCTGGTCATGGCGACGTTCACCGGCCGGTTCGACAACGGCTGGCTGATTCCCGCGCTGCTGTGGACGGCCCTGGTGGCGCTCGGACTGTGGTGGGCCGTGGGCCGCTGGGCGAGGACGCAGCAGCCGCGGATCCTGCTGGACGTCGTCGCCAACGTCCTGCACAACGGCGCCCTGGTCGTGATCATGGCCGAAGCCTGCCTGATCTACGCGACGGCCGGCTGGTACAAGATCCAGGGCTCGCGCTGGCAGGACGGCACCGCCGTCTACTACCCGCTCCACCTGGACTATTTCTCGCCCTGGCCCGGGCTCGCCGACCTGATGTCCTCCAGCGGCACGATCATGATGGTCGTCGCCTACGGCACGGTCATGGTGCAGGTCGCCTTCCCGTTCACCCTGTTCAACCGGCGGGTCAAGAACGTCCTGCTGGTGCTGATGATGACCGAGCACGCGGTGATCGCGATCGTGCTGGGCCTGCCGTTCTTCTCGCTGGCGATGATCGCCGCGGACGCGGTCTTCCTGCCGACGTCGTTCCTGCGCCGCCTGGGCGTGCTGGCCGCACGCGCGCGTGGCCGACTCGTCCGGCGCGCGGACCGTACGGTGCCCGCGCCGCGCTCCCCCGAAGAGAGCCCCGAGGAGAACGCGCAGGGCCGCGTAGGGTTCACCGCATGA
- the paaC gene encoding 1,2-phenylacetyl-CoA epoxidase subunit PaaC, producing the protein MTATGPATVPVTAALALGDDALVLSHRLGEWAGHAPVLEEEVALANIALDLLGQARVLLSMAGDEDELAYLREERSFRNLQLVEQPNGDFAHTIARQLYFSTYQQLLYTELASGDGPFAPLAAKAVKEVAYHRDHAEQWTLRLGDGTQTSHERMRRACQDLWKFTGEMFQPVEGLDAGWAHLDARWQESVQDVLGRATLPLPEGPRTGAWSAGAGRQGLHTEPFGRMLAEMQHLHRSHPGASW; encoded by the coding sequence GTGACCGCCACCGGCCCCGCCACCGTCCCGGTGACCGCCGCGCTCGCCCTCGGCGACGACGCCCTGGTGCTCTCCCACCGACTGGGGGAGTGGGCCGGACACGCCCCCGTCCTGGAGGAGGAGGTCGCCCTCGCCAACATCGCCCTCGACCTGCTCGGCCAGGCCCGGGTGCTGCTGTCGATGGCCGGAGACGAGGACGAACTCGCCTACCTGCGCGAGGAGCGGTCCTTCCGCAACCTCCAACTGGTCGAGCAGCCGAACGGCGACTTCGCCCACACCATCGCCCGCCAGCTGTACTTCTCCACCTACCAGCAGCTGCTCTACACCGAACTCGCATCCGGGGACGGCCCGTTCGCGCCCCTCGCCGCGAAGGCGGTCAAGGAGGTCGCCTACCACCGCGACCACGCCGAGCAGTGGACGCTCCGCCTCGGCGACGGCACGCAGACCAGCCACGAGCGGATGCGCCGCGCCTGCCAGGACCTGTGGAAGTTCACCGGTGAGATGTTCCAGCCGGTGGAGGGCCTCGACGCCGGCTGGGCACACCTGGACGCACGCTGGCAGGAGTCCGTCCAGGACGTCCTCGGCCGTGCCACGCTTCCCCTCCCCGAGGGGCCGCGCACCGGCGCCTGGTCGGCCGGCGCCGGCCGGCAGGGGCTGCACACCGAGCCGTTCGGGCGGATGCTCGCCGAGATGCAGCATCTGCACCGCAGCCACCCGGGTGCGTCATGGTGA
- the paaB gene encoding 1,2-phenylacetyl-CoA epoxidase subunit PaaB, with protein sequence MSTTDWPLWEVFVRSRRGLSHTHAGSLHAPDAELALRNARDLYTRRGEGVSIWVVPAAAITASSPDEKDPFFEPAADKPYRHPTFYDIPEGVKHL encoded by the coding sequence ATGAGCACCACCGACTGGCCCCTGTGGGAGGTCTTCGTGCGCTCCCGGCGCGGCCTCTCCCACACCCACGCCGGCAGCCTGCACGCCCCGGACGCGGAGCTGGCCCTGCGCAACGCCCGCGACCTGTACACCCGCCGCGGCGAGGGCGTGTCCATCTGGGTCGTCCCGGCCGCCGCCATCACCGCGTCCTCGCCGGACGAGAAGGACCCCTTCTTCGAACCGGCCGCCGACAAGCCCTACCGGCACCCGACCTTCTACGACATCCCGGAAGGGGTGAAGCACCTGTGA